From one Coffea eugenioides isolate CCC68of chromosome 11, Ceug_1.0, whole genome shotgun sequence genomic stretch:
- the LOC113752673 gene encoding NAC transcription factor 25-like, protein MASGHESFPQIEASADTSTAVNVITSPGAHACAHHLRKDHENVLSGLNNTSTTLSSPSDSRLVDNGNKNHNVVKDDDDAYNNDAIDRDKDYFDTFPPGYRFCPMDSELIVCYLKKKILGELLPRNQIREVNLYRQNPDTISGRYPSMGDNQWFFFTPRDKKYLNGSRPNRAAGTGYWKATGADKNIHCNGVTVGVRKTLVFYEGRPPKGVKTSWIMHEYRVLGHHKSKSANDMRLDDYVLCKIYKKNHKSFKARQRNDENPGSFNQSNDGNPDDELGEEKGSLFDPPPGSNEQSGCPYTYQANYTYPHLESFYQYPPSEQFPMLAGIQPLSIEPATNPDIAKYISNFPPHYYHHGAKPISSFMHPSSFLPIPPVNPAWIYELVQDNLDLPMDFTDYGNTNSVDPYLDLDKLSSHGFESPSMPQDSRGSQDS, encoded by the exons AAATAGAGGCCTCAGCCGATACGTCGACTGCTGTTAACGTTATTACCAGTCCCGGTGCCCATGCCTGCGCCCATCATCTGAGGAAAGACCATGAAAATGTCTTGTCTGGACTGAACAACACTAGCACGACATTGTCCAGCCCTAGTGATTCAAGACTCGTGGACAATGGTAACAAAAACCACAATGTCGTCAAGGACGATGATGATGCTTACAACAACGACGCTATAGATCGTGACAAGGACTACTTTGATACTTTTCCACCGGGGTATCGCTTCTGTCCGATGGATAGTGAACTCATTGTTTGTTACCTGAAGAAAAAGATTCTGGGCGAGCTTTTACCCAGGAATCAGATTAGAGAAGTTAATCTTTATCGCCAGAACCCTGATACAATATcag GGAGATATCCAAGCATGGGCGATAATCAATGGTTCTTTTTCACACCGAGGGATAAAAAGTATTTGAACGGTAGTCGCCCAAATCGGGCTGCCGGTACCGGTTATTGGAAGGCCACTGGGGCAGACAAGAATATCCACTGCAATGGTGTCACTGTTGGTGTTAGGAAGACATTGGTTTTTTATGAAGGCAGACCTCCCAAAGGTGTGAAGACAAGTTGGATTATGCACGAATACAGGGTTTTAGGACATCATAAAAGCAAGAGTGCAAATGACATGAGG CTTGATGATTATGTCCTGTGCAAGATTTATAAAAAGAATCACAAATCTTTCAAAGCTCGGCAAAGGAATGATGAAAATCCTGGTTCATTTAATCAAAGCAATGATGGAAATCCTGATGATGAACTTGGAGAAGAAAAGGGCAGTTTATTTGATCCTCCTCCCGGTAGCAATGAACAAAGTGGCTGCCCTTACACTTACCAAGCTAACTACACCTATCCTCATTTGGAATCTTTTTATCAATATCCGCCATCAGAGCAATTTCCAATGCTTGCGGGCATTCAACCACTATCCATCGAACCTGCAACAAACCCAGACATTGCCAAATACATCAGTAATTTTCCACCGCACTACTATCATCACGGGGCCAAACCTATCAGCAGTTTTATGCATCCATCTTCGTTCCTTCCAATACCTCCTGTCAATCCAGCTTGGATTTACGAGCTTGTACAAGATAATTTGGATTTACCGATGGACTTCACTGATTATGGTAATACAAATTCTGTGGATCCTTACCTTGACTTGGACAAACTCTCCTCGCATGGCTTTGAAAGTCCTTCGATGCCTCAAGATTCGCGTGGCTCCCAAGATTCTTGA